The genomic segment TGGTTATTGTCGGCATTGCCTCAAGCTTTTTTCAGATCGGTTGGCTCTTCACCACCAAACCACTCAGCCCAGATTTCAGCAAGATGAACCCTATCGCCGGCTTTGGTCGTTTTTTCTCCAAAAAATCCTTCATCGAGGTGATCAAGTCCCTGAGCAAGGTCACCCTCATAGGTTGGCTTGCCTTCTCCACCATTATTGAACATTTCAACGAGGCACTGGTACAAACCGATACCAGCCCCATGGCAACTCTGGTCTTTATCGGAGTCACAGCAAGTCTCATTGTAGCCAAGGTCTGCGCCATTCTTATCCTTCTGGCCTTTATCGACTTTCTCTATGTGAAGTGGGAAATGGAAGAAAAGATGAAGATGACCAAACAGGAGCAGAAAGAGGAGTTTAAGGAGAGCGAGGGTGATCCACATATTAAGTCACAAATCCGCGCCATCCAACAGGAAATGGCCAGAAAAAGAATGATGGCCGACGTACCTGGAGCCGATGTCATCATCACCAACCCAACCCATATATCCATTGCTCTCCGTTACCGGGCAGGACAGGACCAAGCCCCGATCATCGTCGCCAAAGGAGTCGATTTTGTGGCAATGAAAATTCGAGAAATAGCCCGAGAAAACAGCATCCCCATTATCGAAAACCCACCTGTGGCACGCATGTTGCATAAGATTGAGATAGGGGGCTCAGTTCCCGAAGAAATGTTCGCAGTCGTGGCCGAAATATTGGCACACGTTTACTCGCTTAAAGGTAAGGGTTAACAATGGCAGTTGATGTCTTAAAAAAATTTGCTACTAAGCAACATTTTCAGGAGTTTCTGGGTCGCAGTGATATCGCTGCCTCTTTGGGCCTTGTTTCCATTCTGATGATCATGATCATCCCCCTGCCGTCAATAATCCTTGACCTCTTTCTTTCCCTGAACATCACCATTGCCCTGCTCATTCTGATCATCAGCGTATATACAGTGGAGTCCACGGATTTCTCTATTTTTCCCTCGCTCCTGCTAACCACAACACTTTTTCGACTGGCACTCAACGTTGCCTCCACCAGGCTCATCCTCCTCCGGGGAGATGAAGGCCCAGGTGCCGCCGGTTCTGTTATCCAGTCCTTTGGTCAATTTGTCGTTGGCGGTAATTATGTTGTCGGTATTGTTATCTTCGCCATCCTGGTCCTGATTAACTTTATGGTTATCACCAAGGGTGCAGGCCGAGTGGCAGAGGTTGCCGCCCGTTTCACCCTCGATGCCATGCCCGGTAAACAGATGGCAATCGATGCCGATCTGAACGCCGGCCTAATAGATGAGCAACAGGCCAGAGAGAGACGAGAACATATTTCCGCAGAATCCGCCTTTCACGGAGCCATGGATGGTGCCTCAAAATTCGTTAAGGGAGATGCCATCGCCGGTATCATTATCACCCTTATTAATATTGGGGCAGGATTTGTCATTGGTGTTCTGCAAAAGGGCATGCCCATGGCCGAAGCTGCCGCCAACTATACCATTCTCACCGTAGGCGACGGCCTTGTTGGCCAAATCCCCGCCCTTATTATCTCAACGGCCGCTGGTCTGCTCGTGACAAGATCAACCGGTGATAAAGATTTTGGCTCGGATCTAGCTGCCCAATTCTCTAGAAACTCGACAGCTATCTGGGTGGTCTCAGCTATCCTTATTGTCTTTGCCCTAATCCCGGGACTCCCCTTTATTCCCTTTCTTATTCTCTCTATCGCTCTGGCCTTTATTGCTCACCACATAGACAAAAAGGCAAAAGCTGAAGAGAATGATCCTCAGGCCC from the Desulfotalea psychrophila LSv54 genome contains:
- the flhB gene encoding flagellar biosynthesis protein FlhB — protein: MAEEAPTGGERTEDASSKRREDFRKKGQVAQSKEVQTAALFTLLLLFWSFYIGIFGRKLLILIQSIWQSLESFSPTPSQTMQLALFVIKECAIILAPLFLLVVIVGIASSFFQIGWLFTTKPLSPDFSKMNPIAGFGRFFSKKSFIEVIKSLSKVTLIGWLAFSTIIEHFNEALVQTDTSPMATLVFIGVTASLIVAKVCAILILLAFIDFLYVKWEMEEKMKMTKQEQKEEFKESEGDPHIKSQIRAIQQEMARKRMMADVPGADVIITNPTHISIALRYRAGQDQAPIIVAKGVDFVAMKIREIARENSIPIIENPPVARMLHKIEIGGSVPEEMFAVVAEILAHVYSLKGKG